The following coding sequences are from one Terrimicrobium sacchariphilum window:
- a CDS encoding GH92 family glycosyl hydrolase gives MYAFASQAALAAPLGDGGGADVAPVDLVDPTIGTGVGSCMPGPCLPHASIYPSPDTLAPKPSGYNRKEHIVGFSQLHTQGTGGIASYGQFLLSPQIGLQVREADHASAKEGEVAKAYRYDVRLSRYGIDCAVVPSYHSALYKFTFPASEDANILLDVARKVGGGTALRNGSIVIDPEKATMSGGGDFDGNWVPGLHKIYFHAQFSRKPARSGVTVGDAIKAGVSQASSDGKPLGGYFGFQTTKDESISVRIAVSFKSVDQARKWLEEEIPSWEMKPLDDQARAAWVEKLGAIEVQGASSAEQRKFYTALWHSFVQPRDRTGDHWDTSEPYWDDHYTLWDSWKTLFPLLNIIDPQTSRGVVNSFIARHKHNTDGYVAPAFVAGVEYRTGQGGDEVDNVIADAFVKKVPGVDWQAAYALLKHHADVSGRMESYRRLGYVPEGETAPYCHRMKSGSGTLGFAINDFSVSEVAAGLGETADAERYRKRAENWKNVWDQKAGDTGYTGFPRSRKSDSEFTAAGLRKNYNVDFYEATSWEMAYAPTFAMDELISTMGGREKFVERLEFAFRSGLIDFSNEPSFMTPWLFAAAGRPDLSSYWADVFKKRYKADELPGDDDQGAMSSMYLFLVSGFFPIAGQDIYYLHGPSVPKTTWRLPDGKKLVISAENVGPRNIYIQSASLNGTPLRSARIRHSDIAKGGRLDFVMGDSPGKWGQE, from the coding sequence ATGTACGCGTTTGCCTCACAGGCCGCATTGGCTGCACCTCTCGGGGACGGAGGGGGAGCTGACGTCGCTCCGGTCGACCTGGTCGATCCCACGATCGGCACGGGAGTTGGTTCCTGCATGCCCGGCCCCTGTCTGCCGCACGCCTCGATCTATCCGAGTCCGGATACTCTGGCGCCGAAGCCGAGCGGCTATAACAGAAAGGAGCACATCGTCGGGTTTTCCCAATTGCATACCCAGGGCACCGGCGGCATCGCCTCGTATGGACAATTCCTCCTTTCGCCGCAGATCGGTTTGCAGGTCAGGGAGGCCGATCATGCTTCCGCCAAGGAAGGGGAGGTGGCAAAAGCCTATCGCTATGATGTCCGGCTCTCCAGGTACGGCATCGACTGTGCGGTCGTCCCGTCCTATCACAGCGCCCTGTACAAGTTCACCTTCCCGGCGTCGGAGGACGCAAATATCCTCCTCGATGTCGCTCGCAAAGTCGGCGGCGGCACGGCCCTGCGCAATGGCTCCATCGTCATCGATCCGGAAAAGGCCACGATGAGCGGAGGAGGGGACTTTGACGGAAACTGGGTGCCGGGGTTGCACAAGATTTACTTCCATGCCCAGTTCAGCCGGAAGCCCGCTCGCAGCGGGGTGACCGTGGGCGACGCGATCAAGGCAGGCGTGTCTCAGGCCTCCAGCGATGGCAAGCCATTGGGAGGCTATTTCGGATTCCAGACAACGAAGGACGAGTCAATATCCGTCCGGATCGCGGTCTCCTTCAAGTCGGTGGATCAGGCGCGGAAGTGGCTGGAGGAGGAGATTCCCTCCTGGGAGATGAAGCCGCTGGATGATCAGGCCCGGGCAGCATGGGTGGAGAAGCTCGGCGCGATCGAGGTGCAGGGGGCATCGAGCGCGGAGCAGCGGAAATTCTACACCGCATTGTGGCATTCCTTTGTGCAGCCCCGCGATCGTACCGGCGATCATTGGGACACCAGCGAGCCGTATTGGGACGATCACTACACGCTGTGGGATAGCTGGAAGACGCTCTTCCCCCTGCTCAATATCATTGACCCTCAGACATCCCGCGGGGTCGTTAATTCCTTCATAGCGCGTCATAAACATAATACGGATGGCTATGTCGCTCCGGCCTTCGTGGCCGGGGTGGAGTATCGCACCGGGCAGGGCGGCGACGAGGTGGATAACGTCATCGCGGATGCTTTTGTCAAAAAGGTGCCGGGTGTCGACTGGCAGGCCGCGTATGCCCTGCTGAAACACCATGCCGATGTGAGCGGTCGCATGGAGTCCTATCGCCGTCTGGGCTATGTCCCCGAGGGTGAGACGGCGCCGTACTGCCACCGGATGAAATCGGGTTCCGGCACCCTGGGGTTCGCCATCAACGACTTCAGCGTTTCCGAGGTGGCGGCGGGTCTGGGTGAAACGGCCGACGCCGAGCGGTATCGGAAGCGGGCGGAGAATTGGAAGAACGTCTGGGACCAGAAGGCCGGGGACACCGGCTATACGGGGTTCCCACGCAGCCGCAAGAGCGATAGCGAGTTTACCGCCGCAGGGTTGAGGAAAAACTACAACGTGGATTTCTACGAAGCCACGAGCTGGGAGATGGCCTACGCGCCGACGTTTGCCATGGATGAGTTGATCTCTACGATGGGCGGCAGGGAAAAATTCGTCGAGCGCCTGGAGTTTGCCTTCAGGTCGGGCCTGATCGACTTCAGCAATGAGCCCTCCTTCATGACGCCCTGGCTCTTCGCCGCGGCGGGACGCCCGGATCTTTCGTCGTACTGGGCCGATGTATTCAAGAAGCGGTACAAGGCCGATGAACTCCCGGGCGACGATGACCAGGGGGCGATGAGCTCGATGTATCTCTTTCTGGTTTCCGGATTCTTTCCCATAGCCGGGCAGGATATCTATTATTTACATGGCCCGAGCGTGCCAAAGACCACCTGGCGGCTACCCGATGGAAAGAAGCTCGTGATCTCGGCGGAAAACGTCGGGCCCAGGAATATCTACATTCAAAGTGCGTCTCTGAACGGAACCCCTCTGCGGTCCGCCCGGATCAGACACAGTGATATCGCGAAGGGAGGACGCCTGGATTTTGTCATGGGAGATTCCCCCGGCAAATGGGGGCAGGAGTGA
- a CDS encoding beta strand repeat-containing protein, producing the protein MKTTVFPYKLLAAVSTLLLPATVPLYADLYTAGSGNWSLGTNWNTGTAPNGVGAVASRNGGASVTITQDLSSVTLGTLSLTGSTSTVLTVSLSQLSGTPPVPYDWRFDQDGSGAGVATIENASTAAGSRIVLQNAGGAMFLDDDLVIKQSNANSTASASGDSYAIQINQRLVGTKSITVNNALNDLNYGMVAFQGGTTGKGSYTGAITLASGALTWTSTTAFGSASGITLGSTGGGSVSFVTSRTVASVGQAITVASGTGGTTVLGSTLTTGTQNFGGAITLNQDLTVVSQMTTADTAGVVLGGVVSGSGNLQINGNVKYSGVSTDTAGIVKLTGNNTFTGQTRVYKGSLLLGAASGTNSLALQNSTLNLASGDTGTVGFGVTSATTITSATVGGLSGTRDLSLQNIATSSAAVALSVGNNNSDTTYDGALTGSGSLTKIGTGTLTLGGHSTYTGATTISSGTLLLASGGNIASSSSVKVNGASARLAGSGLASNITLTAGSISPGNGGIGTLSAASLAWNGGASMVFNLSATDNTSDLLALTGALTKVGSGAYTFDFSGGFSYGQTYTLITFGSSSGFSASDFSTTGQEGTFNLTGSSLTFTAVPEPATWTLVAAGLCCTIFLRRRS; encoded by the coding sequence ATGAAAACCACCGTCTTTCCCTACAAACTATTAGCCGCGGTTTCCACGCTGCTCTTGCCCGCTACTGTACCGCTGTATGCAGATCTCTACACGGCTGGAAGCGGGAACTGGAGCCTCGGAACGAACTGGAACACCGGGACTGCTCCTAATGGCGTCGGCGCGGTCGCTTCTCGAAATGGAGGAGCCTCAGTTACGATCACACAGGATTTGTCCTCTGTGACCCTGGGAACGCTTTCCCTCACGGGTTCGACAAGTACGGTACTGACTGTGTCATTGTCACAACTTAGCGGCACCCCTCCCGTCCCATACGATTGGCGCTTCGATCAGGATGGTTCCGGCGCAGGAGTGGCCACGATCGAAAACGCATCGACTGCGGCTGGAAGCCGAATCGTACTTCAAAATGCTGGAGGTGCCATGTTTTTGGATGACGATCTCGTGATCAAGCAATCCAATGCCAATAGCACAGCTAGTGCTTCTGGTGATAGCTATGCCATTCAGATCAACCAAAGGCTCGTTGGTACGAAGAGCATAACGGTGAATAACGCTCTTAATGATCTCAACTACGGAATGGTTGCCTTTCAAGGTGGCACCACCGGCAAGGGAAGCTATACGGGTGCCATTACTCTGGCCTCCGGAGCCCTGACTTGGACCTCGACGACTGCCTTCGGCAGTGCGAGTGGGATTACGCTGGGAAGCACAGGTGGTGGAAGTGTCTCGTTTGTGACATCACGGACCGTGGCGAGCGTGGGACAGGCTATCACGGTTGCTTCCGGCACAGGCGGAACGACGGTTCTTGGCTCGACTCTGACGACAGGTACCCAGAATTTCGGGGGAGCGATTACATTGAATCAGGATCTCACGGTTGTTAGCCAGATGACGACGGCGGACACCGCTGGGGTTGTTCTCGGCGGGGTTGTCTCCGGCTCGGGAAATCTTCAGATTAATGGAAACGTAAAATATTCCGGAGTGAGCACCGATACCGCCGGTATCGTGAAACTCACCGGCAACAATACGTTCACCGGACAGACTCGCGTCTACAAAGGCTCCCTGCTGCTCGGTGCTGCCTCGGGAACGAACTCGCTCGCTCTCCAGAATAGCACGCTGAATCTCGCCTCCGGCGATACGGGCACCGTGGGATTCGGCGTAACCAGCGCCACCACGATCACCTCGGCCACCGTGGGCGGCCTCTCCGGTACTCGCGATCTGAGCCTTCAGAATATCGCCACCAGTTCCGCGGCAGTCGCTCTGAGTGTGGGCAATAACAATAGCGACACGACCTATGATGGCGCGCTGACTGGATCGGGATCGCTGACCAAGATCGGCACCGGCACTCTCACGCTCGGCGGCCATAGCACCTATACGGGCGCGACCACCATTTCATCCGGTACCTTGTTGCTGGCTTCGGGAGGGAACATCGCGAGCAGCAGCAGCGTCAAGGTAAACGGTGCGAGCGCCAGGCTGGCAGGTTCCGGCCTGGCCTCGAACATCACCCTCACGGCGGGCTCGATCAGCCCCGGCAATGGCGGCATCGGCACGCTGTCGGCAGCGTCCCTGGCATGGAATGGCGGCGCGAGCATGGTGTTCAACCTGAGCGCGACGGATAACACCTCCGACCTTCTGGCGCTGACCGGCGCACTGACCAAGGTGGGCAGCGGTGCGTACACCTTCGACTTCTCGGGGGGCTTTTCCTATGGCCAGACTTATACGCTGATCACGTTCGGCTCCAGCTCGGGCTTCAGCGCAAGCGACTTCTCGACCACCGGTCAGGAAGGCACGTTCAACCTGACGGGTTCGTCGCTGACCTTCACCGCCGTCCCGGAACCGGCCACCTGGACACTCGTGGCGGCTGGCCTCTGCTGCACGATCTTCCTGCGCCGCCGCAGCTAG
- a CDS encoding MFS transporter — translation MQAPPSTVPPAPADGLYRAGTLVYSKNGLLVLSLWLLWGDFAFQFFEAIFARFMPIFLKELNASNTLIGIMTGSFAGLVNVLFLPVISRWCDNLRTPVGRRIPLLYVFAPLTVAALIGVGFAPDLGRLLHSSLHHMLPSTLTPENLTLGLLCVLVVGFHFFNMVLVNGYNWLIRDVVPLSVMSRFLAWFSMVTAISGTLFLWFVFPHLLENRQTIFLTVGIFYLIAFFLMCRKVREGEYPPPVRQEDAPGLGRTFVLYFRECLQLRIYRCFFIACLLMIAATACANNFITLFARESLGFDMGQLGHLFAWTSGISLVFFYPIGWLCDRFSPMHVAVSAMALIVVANLSAFFFVGGWMSFFIFSVTSAMPMVAWGLCQRASAMKLFPSEKFGQFSSGLNVFGCGALIVGNLLMGLLMDFLHSNYRVAFLWTVLIALCAIPPMLIVLREWHRHGGKDGYVPPMPA, via the coding sequence ATGCAAGCTCCTCCGTCCACCGTTCCGCCCGCACCCGCTGACGGCCTGTATCGAGCCGGGACTTTGGTCTACTCAAAGAACGGGCTGCTCGTTCTGTCGCTCTGGCTGCTCTGGGGGGATTTTGCCTTCCAGTTCTTTGAGGCGATCTTTGCGCGGTTCATGCCGATCTTCCTCAAGGAGCTCAATGCCTCAAATACCCTGATCGGCATCATGACCGGCAGCTTTGCGGGATTGGTCAATGTCCTTTTCCTCCCGGTCATCAGCCGCTGGTGTGACAACCTGCGCACGCCGGTCGGCCGTCGTATCCCGCTCCTTTATGTGTTTGCCCCTCTCACCGTCGCGGCGTTGATCGGCGTCGGTTTTGCGCCCGATCTCGGGCGGCTGCTCCACTCGAGTCTGCACCATATGCTGCCCTCCACCCTCACGCCGGAAAACCTGACGCTGGGCCTCCTGTGCGTGCTGGTGGTGGGATTTCACTTCTTCAACATGGTGCTCGTGAATGGCTATAACTGGCTGATCCGCGACGTCGTGCCGTTGAGTGTGATGTCGCGTTTTCTGGCGTGGTTCAGTATGGTGACCGCAATCAGCGGAACCCTATTTCTCTGGTTTGTCTTTCCGCACCTGCTGGAGAATCGACAGACGATTTTTCTGACCGTCGGCATCTTTTACCTCATCGCTTTCTTTCTGATGTGTCGCAAGGTCCGGGAGGGAGAGTACCCGCCGCCGGTCCGGCAGGAGGATGCGCCGGGACTCGGGCGGACCTTTGTCCTCTACTTCCGCGAGTGTCTCCAGCTCCGGATCTATCGCTGCTTCTTCATCGCCTGCCTTTTGATGATCGCTGCCACGGCCTGTGCGAACAACTTCATCACACTGTTTGCCCGGGAGAGCCTCGGGTTCGATATGGGACAGCTCGGCCACTTGTTTGCCTGGACCTCCGGCATATCCTTGGTCTTTTTCTATCCTATCGGCTGGCTCTGCGACCGCTTTTCGCCCATGCATGTGGCGGTGTCTGCGATGGCGCTTATCGTGGTCGCAAATCTCTCAGCTTTTTTCTTCGTTGGCGGCTGGATGAGCTTTTTCATCTTCTCTGTGACCTCGGCGATGCCGATGGTCGCCTGGGGCCTCTGCCAGAGAGCGAGTGCGATGAAACTCTTTCCTTCGGAGAAGTTCGGGCAGTTTTCCAGCGGTCTGAATGTCTTCGGCTGCGGCGCGCTGATCGTGGGAAATCTCCTCATGGGCCTGCTCATGGATTTTCTCCACAGCAATTACCGCGTCGCGTTTCTCTGGACCGTGTTGATTGCGCTTTGCGCCATCCCTCCCATGCTCATCGTCCTGCGCGAATGGCACCGCCATGGCGGCAAGGATGGCTATGTGCCTCCCATGCCTGCCTAG
- a CDS encoding glycoside hydrolase family 5 protein: MKFPRLTQLVFAAVCLSSLQAVGQTAAPGVASDERVLFEKGRFTMNSKMKGGEVRTDPATRAISVTFTQPDGGMSARCMLGPLRLDPLPYLSDPALFVDIVFRPVAGQSAPDGFYVVLQTLSMYVKPETQKTVRSQTVPASAAESLEDGWKRIRLPFHKMTVLNAKDSPTAEWTKRIRSEDGTPDITSEDLLERFQIFGTSKGAFELGKVSLVRMRNVSVEIRNAESDNTIKLEIQGKTAAPDAVVDLKITDASGKAETRQVHAVNGAYSYVWENPPVAPGKSSTLQALVNGGGSIQDQSIPREVFGFLKDTSHVWLSVKGRDIVTSPLSKGGVRPFYPVGAGYGKNVLLRGYDEEVAAYAQSMGLNTLRLAFYTLNFNGAPDKPLTFEDITAFIDPVLTAAKRHQLYVILDDHNYFKNEINEETARGEQKSDGWTEEKFQRWVQRWVEVAEHYKDEPYILAYELCNEPVCSPETAQKWYRKCIEAIRKVDQKHIVMVGSHHWSHARALEATWRDVANKIDEPYNNAVFSFHDYPQDDAPWKVQQHLRDFQAKYNVPVMCTEFGGGGKPERVHRETQAGMLALFAFDRIGWMTWAIYYDRTRASGFPTLAVKNPDGKTWDAKMENPGYYIPYVELWAPTARIMGSAFPEAAGN, translated from the coding sequence ATGAAGTTTCCCCGCCTCACCCAACTTGTTTTTGCCGCGGTTTGTTTATCATCGCTCCAGGCTGTCGGGCAGACCGCCGCTCCCGGGGTGGCGTCCGATGAGAGAGTTCTTTTCGAGAAGGGGCGCTTCACGATGAACTCGAAGATGAAGGGCGGCGAGGTCAGGACAGACCCGGCCACGCGGGCCATCAGTGTGACTTTCACCCAGCCGGATGGCGGGATGTCGGCCCGGTGCATGCTCGGTCCCCTGCGGCTCGACCCGCTTCCCTATCTCAGCGATCCCGCTCTGTTTGTGGATATCGTCTTCCGGCCTGTCGCCGGGCAGTCGGCGCCCGACGGCTTCTATGTCGTGCTTCAGACCCTGAGCATGTACGTGAAGCCGGAAACCCAGAAAACCGTGAGGTCGCAGACCGTTCCCGCTTCGGCAGCGGAAAGTCTCGAAGATGGCTGGAAGCGTATTCGCCTCCCGTTCCATAAAATGACCGTGCTGAATGCCAAGGACTCTCCGACTGCGGAGTGGACGAAGCGCATCAGGAGCGAGGATGGGACGCCGGATATTACCTCCGAGGATCTTCTGGAGCGCTTCCAGATTTTCGGCACCTCCAAAGGAGCGTTCGAATTAGGAAAAGTCTCCCTGGTGCGCATGCGGAACGTCTCGGTGGAAATTCGCAACGCAGAATCTGACAACACGATCAAACTCGAGATTCAGGGAAAGACCGCAGCACCTGATGCGGTGGTCGATCTGAAGATCACCGACGCTTCCGGTAAGGCGGAGACTCGGCAGGTCCATGCGGTAAATGGTGCGTACAGCTATGTGTGGGAAAATCCTCCTGTGGCGCCGGGTAAGTCGAGCACTCTGCAAGCCCTGGTTAATGGAGGCGGATCGATCCAGGACCAGTCCATTCCCCGGGAGGTCTTTGGTTTTCTCAAGGACACCAGCCATGTCTGGCTGTCCGTCAAGGGGCGGGATATCGTCACGTCGCCACTTAGCAAAGGAGGTGTGCGGCCCTTTTACCCCGTCGGTGCAGGATATGGGAAAAATGTCCTCCTGAGAGGATACGACGAGGAGGTGGCGGCCTATGCGCAATCCATGGGCCTGAATACCTTGCGTCTGGCCTTCTACACCTTGAACTTCAATGGAGCGCCTGACAAGCCGCTGACCTTTGAGGACATCACGGCATTCATTGATCCCGTGCTCACTGCGGCCAAACGCCATCAGCTCTATGTCATCCTCGATGATCACAATTACTTCAAAAACGAGATCAATGAGGAAACCGCCCGAGGCGAGCAGAAATCCGACGGATGGACCGAGGAGAAGTTTCAGAGATGGGTGCAGCGCTGGGTCGAGGTGGCGGAGCACTACAAAGACGAACCCTACATCCTCGCCTACGAGCTATGCAACGAACCCGTGTGCAGCCCGGAGACCGCGCAGAAATGGTATCGCAAGTGCATCGAGGCCATTCGCAAGGTCGACCAGAAGCACATCGTCATGGTGGGTTCGCACCACTGGAGTCATGCGAGGGCGCTGGAGGCGACCTGGCGCGATGTCGCCAACAAGATCGACGAGCCGTACAACAACGCCGTCTTTTCCTTTCACGATTACCCTCAGGATGACGCCCCCTGGAAGGTGCAGCAGCACCTGCGGGACTTTCAGGCCAAATACAATGTGCCCGTCATGTGTACGGAGTTTGGCGGCGGCGGCAAGCCCGAGCGGGTTCACCGGGAGACGCAGGCCGGCATGCTCGCCCTGTTTGCCTTCGATCGCATCGGCTGGATGACCTGGGCCATCTATTACGACCGCACGCGGGCCTCGGGATTCCCGACCCTCGCGGTGAAAAATCCCGATGGCAAGACGTGGGACGCCAAAATGGAAAATCCCGGCTACTACATTCCCTATGTCGAGCTCTGGGCTCCCACCGCCCGGATCATGGGCAGCGCCTTTCCCGAGGCGGCGGGGAACTGA
- a CDS encoding glycoside hydrolase family 130 protein codes for MAPAKRTATSSFASRVREVRSAHEKLLRRRNPVDFSWDNGVYERFQNPVLTAAHAPIEWRYDFDRATNPFFMERLGINATLNPGAFLWKGKVCLVVRVEGYDRKSFFAIAESPNGIDQFRFCPEPLDLPEVKPETNVYDMRITFHEDGWIYGVFCSESRAKKAAAADLSSADAQAGMVRTRDFKKWERLPNLKTPSSQQRNVVLHPEFVKGQYAFYTRPMDGFIDVGSGGGIGWTLCRDITSGKTGKEEIIDERAYHTIKEVKNGQGPPPLKTRHGWLHLAHGVRGCASGLRYVLYAFMTSLDDPKKIIAQPGGHFLAPYEGERIGDVSNVTFTNGWVELPDGTVLIYYGGSDTRCYVARTTVDKLVDWCLNTPEDGLTTRRCLDQRLALIRRNQQILAGKK; via the coding sequence ATGGCCCCTGCTAAACGAACCGCTACATCCTCCTTTGCCTCGCGTGTCCGCGAGGTCCGCTCCGCTCACGAAAAACTGCTCCGCCGTCGCAATCCCGTCGACTTTTCCTGGGACAACGGCGTGTACGAGCGTTTCCAGAATCCCGTGCTCACCGCTGCCCACGCGCCCATCGAATGGCGGTATGATTTTGATCGAGCGACGAATCCCTTTTTCATGGAGCGCCTCGGGATCAATGCCACGCTGAACCCCGGCGCGTTTCTCTGGAAGGGCAAGGTCTGCCTCGTCGTGCGGGTGGAGGGGTATGATCGCAAGAGCTTCTTTGCCATCGCGGAATCGCCCAATGGCATTGACCAGTTCCGCTTCTGTCCGGAGCCGCTCGATCTGCCGGAGGTCAAGCCGGAGACGAATGTCTATGACATGCGCATTACCTTTCACGAGGATGGCTGGATCTATGGCGTGTTTTGCTCCGAGTCGCGCGCGAAGAAAGCCGCTGCCGCCGACCTGTCCTCGGCGGATGCCCAGGCGGGCATGGTGCGGACGAGGGATTTTAAAAAGTGGGAGCGGCTTCCCAACCTGAAGACTCCGTCGAGCCAGCAGCGCAATGTCGTGCTGCACCCGGAGTTTGTGAAAGGTCAGTACGCTTTCTACACCCGCCCGATGGATGGCTTCATCGATGTGGGCTCGGGCGGCGGCATCGGCTGGACGCTCTGCCGCGACATCACCTCGGGCAAGACCGGCAAGGAGGAGATCATCGACGAACGCGCCTATCATACGATCAAGGAGGTGAAGAACGGCCAGGGACCGCCGCCACTGAAGACGAGGCACGGCTGGCTCCACCTCGCCCACGGCGTGCGCGGTTGCGCCTCGGGCTTGCGCTATGTGCTCTATGCCTTCATGACCTCGCTGGACGATCCGAAGAAGATCATCGCGCAGCCCGGCGGGCATTTCCTCGCCCCGTACGAGGGCGAGCGCATCGGCGATGTCTCCAATGTCACCTTCACCAATGGCTGGGTCGAGTTGCCCGACGGCACGGTGCTCATCTACTACGGCGGCTCCGACACGCGCTGCTATGTGGCGCGCACCACGGTGGACAAACTCGTCGACTGGTGCCTGAACACCCCGGAGGACGGCCTGACCACGCGCCGTTGCCTCGATCAGCGGCTCGCCCTCATCCGGCGCAACCAGCAGATCCTCGCGGGAAAGAAATAG